One region of Pleuronectes platessa chromosome 18, fPlePla1.1, whole genome shotgun sequence genomic DNA includes:
- the LOC128462137 gene encoding LOW QUALITY PROTEIN: palmitoyltransferase ZDHHC18-B-like (The sequence of the model RefSeq protein was modified relative to this genomic sequence to represent the inferred CDS: substituted 1 base at 1 genomic stop codon) encodes MKNCEFQQIDPRALPTPTPTPPHPHQGSVMAEEPRRPRRKWEVFPGKNRFYCEGRIVAARQSGVLPLTLGLILVTSGLFFTFDCPFLVKHLTSCIPAIGGVLFVFVVITLLQTSFSDPGIMPRATPDEATDIEKQIDNTGNTSHRPPPRTKEVVINQQVVKLKYCFTCKMFRPPRTSHCSLCDNCVERFDHHCPWVGNCVGKRNYRFFYTFIVSLSFLTSFIFGCVTTHLALRAQGGKGLVFALQESPGSAVELVICFFSVWSILGLSGFHTYLVASNLTTNEDIKGSWSGKSGEDVTNPYSHKNICINCCSVLCGPMPPSLIDRRGFLPSDESSQTGGVDIEVPAAATKSEINVCTQGTKGLLESATLPPLLTSSCHQGKPQTAHTCSDNSAALNSDPSPALSTDCGARHTAGSQGDTSPSHHTKTHSKKSQSAAXDIPNPTLDAPVSPFSPDAASFAPLH; translated from the exons ATGAAGAACTGCGAGTTCCAGCAAATCGACCCGCGGGCACTTCCGACACCCACCCCGACCCCTCCGCATCCCCACCAGGGGAGCGTCATGgcagaggagccgaggagacCCAGGAGGAAGTGGGAAGTTTTCCCCGGGAAGAACCGCTTCTACTGCGAGGGACGGATCGTCGCAGCCCGGCAGAGTGGGGTCCTGCCCCTCACCCTGGGCCTCATCCTCGTCACCAGCGGATTGTTCTTTACATTTGA CTGTCCCTTCCTGGTCAAACATCTGACCAGCTGCATACCTGCTATTGGAGGAGTCCTTTTCGTATTTGTGGTGATCACCCTGCTGCAGACCAGCTTCTCCGACCCCGGCATCATGCCCAGAGCAACACCGGACGAGGCCACAGACATCGAGAAGCAGATTG acaacacaggaaacaccaGCCATCGGCCTCCACCGCGCACAAAGGAGGTTGTGATCAACCAGCAGGTGGTCAAGCTCAAGTACTGCTTCACCTGCAAGATGTTCCGGCCTCCACGCACCTCCCACTGCAGCCTGTGTGACAACTGTGTGG AGCGATTCGATCATCATTGCCCTTGGGTGGGGAACTGCGTAGGGAAACGCAACTACCGCTTCTTCTACACCTTCATCGTGTCCCTCTCCTTCCTGACCTCGTTCATCTTCGGCTGTGTGACCACGCATCTAGCACTGA GGGCTCAGGGTGGAAAAGGTCTGGTGTTTGCTCTGCAAGAGAGTCCTGGCAG TGCAGTGGAGCTGGTGATATGTTTCTTCTCAGTCTGGTCCATCTTGGGCCTCTCGGGCTTCCATACTTACTTAGTTGCTTCCAACCTGACCACCAATGAAGAC ATAAAAGGCTCCTGGTCAGGGAAGAGTGGAGAAGATGTCACTAACCCATACAGTCATAAAAACATCTGTATCAACTGTTGTTCTGTGCTCTGTGGACCCATGCCACCCAG CTTGATCGACAGGCGAGGATTCCTGCCCTCAGATGAATCTTCCCAGACAGGCGGCGTGGACATCGAGGTGCCAGCTGCGGCCACTAAAAGCGAGATAAATGTG TGCACACAGGGAACTAAAGGTCTGCTGGAGTCAGCCACTCTCCCTCCGCTCCTGACCTCCTCGTGCCATCAGGGGAAACCGCAGACAGCTCATACCTGTTCAGACAACAGTGCGGCGTTGAACTCTGACCCCTCACCGGCACTTTCCACGGACTGTGGGGCCCGCCACACCGCTGGCTCTCAAGGTGATACCTCTCCGTCACACCACACCAAGACTCACTCCAAGAAAAGTCAATCAGCAGCTTAAGATATTCCCAACCCCACCTTGGACGCCCCTGTTTCCCCTTTCTCTCCCGATGCTGCCAGCTTCGCCCCTTTGCACTGA